The following proteins are co-located in the Rhodospirillales bacterium RIFCSPLOWO2_02_FULL_58_16 genome:
- a CDS encoding DNA helicase translates to MKFSDLGLGDKVLRAVADAGYTEPTPIQAQAIPVILMGRDIMGCAQTGTGKTASFTLPMIDILAAGKAKARMPRTLILEPTRELAAQVADNFEVYGKHQKLSMALIIGGTSMNDQIAVIDRGPDVLIATPGRLLDLFDRGRLLLNDVKILVIDEADRMLDMGFIPDVERIVSLVPKIRQTLFFSATMAPEIRRLAEAFLMNPKEISVSPPASVTAMVTQGLVMVAHGDGKRPGGGQKEKRAALRQLIKNETVKNALVFCNRKRDVSVLCKSLIRHGYNAAQLHGDMAQASRMEVLDNFKNDKITFLVCSDVAARGLDVPNMSHVFNFDVPTHAEDYVHRIGRTGRARKEGRALTLATPEDGKYLAAIAGIIGHEIPRIELTGVQSAEPEAASDRPHAGRERGRERGRGRKQETRRPEIKETPPKPIEAKKETAKKPEREREPSNKPTFGAGVHTPAFLLRPAKPNE, encoded by the coding sequence ATGAAGTTTTCTGATCTCGGACTGGGCGATAAGGTTCTGCGGGCGGTGGCCGACGCGGGATACACCGAACCCACGCCTATCCAGGCGCAAGCCATTCCGGTGATTCTCATGGGCCGCGACATAATGGGTTGCGCCCAAACAGGCACCGGCAAGACGGCCTCGTTCACCCTGCCGATGATCGACATTCTGGCCGCCGGCAAGGCCAAGGCGCGGATGCCGCGCACCCTGATCCTTGAACCCACTCGCGAGCTGGCGGCCCAGGTCGCCGACAACTTCGAAGTCTACGGCAAGCACCAAAAGCTCTCCATGGCGCTGATTATCGGCGGCACCTCGATGAATGACCAGATCGCCGTTATTGACCGTGGGCCGGACGTTCTGATCGCCACGCCGGGACGCCTGCTGGACCTGTTTGATCGCGGCCGGCTGCTTCTCAACGATGTCAAGATTCTGGTTATCGACGAGGCCGACCGCATGCTTGACATGGGCTTTATCCCGGATGTGGAGCGTATTGTCTCGCTGGTTCCCAAGATACGTCAGACCTTGTTCTTCTCGGCCACCATGGCTCCCGAAATCCGTCGTCTGGCCGAAGCCTTCCTGATGAATCCCAAGGAAATCTCGGTATCGCCGCCGGCCTCCGTCACCGCTATGGTAACCCAGGGACTGGTGATGGTCGCCCACGGCGACGGCAAGCGCCCCGGCGGCGGTCAGAAGGAAAAACGCGCCGCCCTGCGTCAACTCATCAAAAATGAAACCGTCAAGAACGCCCTGGTCTTCTGCAACCGCAAGCGCGACGTCTCCGTGCTGTGCAAGTCGTTAATCCGTCACGGCTATAACGCCGCTCAACTGCACGGCGACATGGCTCAAGCGTCGCGCATGGAAGTGCTGGACAACTTCAAGAACGACAAGATCACCTTCCTGGTGTGCAGCGATGTCGCCGCTCGCGGCCTGGATGTCCCCAACATGAGCCATGTCTTTAACTTTGATGTGCCGACCCACGCCGAGGACTATGTGCATCGCATCGGACGGACGGGCCGCGCCCGCAAGGAAGGCCGCGCCCTGACCCTGGCGACGCCTGAAGACGGCAAGTATCTGGCCGCCATCGCCGGCATCATCGGCCATGAAATCCCGCGCATCGAACTTACCGGCGTCCAAAGCGCCGAGCCTGAGGCCGCTTCCGACCGCCCGCACGCCGGGCGCGAACGGGGACGCGAACGGGGCCGAGGGCGTAAACAGGAAACACGCCGCCCGGAAATAAAGGAAACTCCGCCCAAGCCGATTGAGGCCAAAAAAGAAACCGCTAAAAAGCCTGAAAGGGAAAGAGAGCCGAGCAACAAGCCGACCTTCGGCGCGGGCGTTCATACCCCCGCTTTCCTGCTGAGGCCGGCCAAGCCGAACGAGTAG
- a CDS encoding glycine cleavage system protein T produces the protein MPVPGKSYVLLESRGLIGLAGEDARSFLQGLVSNDVKKVAAGRAVHAAFLTPQGKYLHDFFIIQDRDSSLVLDVEAARREDLRKRLSMYKLRSRVEIADRSTELVAVALPGGGMVGDFAYADPRLALIGARAVLPRDHAVRILEDAGFAAATFAEYDKLRISLGLADGSRDMVVDKALLLENGFDEMGSVDWNKGCYLGQELTARTKYRGLIKKRLAPVSIDGRTPQPGDMITMDGEDAGEMRSAVGEIGLALLRIDCLTKSGAVFICGEATLTPHKPDWMKF, from the coding sequence TTGCCGGTGCCGGGAAAATCATATGTGCTGCTGGAAAGCCGGGGGCTGATCGGCCTCGCCGGCGAGGACGCCCGCTCCTTTCTTCAGGGGCTGGTTTCCAACGACGTCAAGAAGGTGGCCGCCGGGCGCGCCGTTCACGCCGCCTTCCTGACGCCCCAGGGAAAATACCTGCATGATTTTTTCATTATCCAGGACAGGGACAGCTCTCTTGTGCTGGACGTTGAGGCGGCGCGTCGCGAAGACCTCAGGAAACGCCTCTCCATGTACAAGCTGCGCTCCAGGGTGGAGATCGCCGACCGTTCGACCGAACTGGTCGCCGTCGCCCTGCCGGGCGGGGGGATGGTCGGCGACTTTGCCTATGCCGACCCTCGGCTGGCCTTAATCGGCGCCCGTGCCGTCCTGCCTCGCGACCATGCCGTCCGGATTCTGGAGGACGCCGGCTTTGCGGCGGCGACTTTTGCCGAATACGATAAACTGCGGATAAGCCTCGGCCTTGCCGACGGCAGCCGCGACATGGTTGTGGACAAGGCGCTGCTGCTGGAAAACGGTTTTGACGAGATGGGCAGCGTCGATTGGAACAAGGGCTGCTATCTCGGCCAGGAGCTGACGGCGCGCACCAAGTACCGGGGCCTGATCAAGAAGCGGCTGGCGCCGGTATCGATTGACGGACGGACGCCTCAGCCGGGCGACATGATAACCATGGACGGCGAGGATGCCGGCGAAATGCGCTCCGCCGTCGGCGAGATCGGCCTGGCGCTGCTGCGCATTGATTGTCTGACCAAGAGCGGCGCCGTATTTATCTGCGGCGAGGCGACGCTGACGCCGCATAAACCCGATTGGATGAAGTTTTAG
- a CDS encoding NAD(P)-dependent oxidoreductase gives MNKKPPHLFCFGLGYSARTLAGILMDKGWTVTGTCRDKESVNKSAATGIKAFLFDGQRPFRHAATALKGVTHLLTSVPPDAEGDPVLRHHQKDLSAVKGLAWIGYLSTTGVYGDTGGRMVDESAPLLPTSERSRLRVEAEKQWRTATNIPAHIFRLSGIYGPANSVLDRVRDGTARRIDKPGHLFSRIHVDDIAGAAMASMARPDPGAVYNLADDLPATAAEVTAFACELLGVKPPPLIPFDEAAGKMSPMALSFWRDNRLVDNTRIKKELAVRLIHPDYRSGLRAILAAETR, from the coding sequence ATGAATAAAAAACCGCCGCATTTGTTTTGCTTCGGGCTGGGCTACAGCGCCCGGACGCTGGCCGGCATTCTGATGGATAAAGGATGGACCGTCACCGGCACTTGCCGGGATAAGGAAAGCGTAAACAAATCGGCGGCGACGGGGATCAAGGCCTTCCTTTTCGATGGTCAACGTCCCTTTCGACACGCGGCGACGGCGCTGAAAGGCGTCACTCATCTCCTGACCTCGGTTCCGCCCGATGCCGAAGGCGACCCGGTCCTGCGCCATCATCAAAAAGACCTTTCCGCCGTCAAAGGACTTGCCTGGATCGGTTACCTGTCCACCACCGGCGTCTACGGCGATACCGGCGGCCGCATGGTCGATGAATCGGCGCCGTTGCTGCCGACCTCGGAACGCAGCCGGCTTCGCGTCGAGGCGGAGAAGCAATGGCGGACGGCGACGAATATCCCGGCGCATATCTTCCGCCTGTCCGGAATCTACGGGCCGGCAAACAGCGTACTGGACAGGGTGCGCGACGGGACGGCGCGGCGCATCGACAAGCCGGGACACCTGTTCTCGCGCATTCATGTGGACGATATCGCGGGCGCAGCGATGGCCTCGATGGCCCGCCCCGATCCCGGCGCCGTCTATAACCTGGCCGATGACCTGCCGGCGACGGCGGCCGAGGTGACGGCTTTCGCCTGCGAACTGCTCGGCGTAAAACCGCCGCCGCTGATTCCTTTTGACGAGGCGGCCGGGAAAATGTCGCCGATGGCGCTGTCCTTCTGGCGCGACAACCGCCTTGTCGATAATACGCGCATCAAAAAAGAATTGGCGGTAAGATTGATCCATCCCGACTACCGGTCGGGACTGAGAGCGATTCTGGCGGCGGAAACGAGATAA
- a CDS encoding NYN domain-containing protein, with protein MATESATKRAIAFIDGQNLFHSVKESFGYTYPNYDPHALAKTVCLDRGWTLAEVRLYTGIPDSSDNPFWNHFWTAKLAQMGRQKVHVFSRPLRYRNKSFSLPDGIQHTILVGEEKGIDVRIAIDIIRLAHRNAYDVALVFSQDQDLSEVADEIRAISQEQGRWVKVASAFPSSITSRNRRGIDKTDWIMIDKTTYDCCLDNRDYRPKRP; from the coding sequence ATGGCAACCGAGTCGGCGACAAAACGAGCCATAGCGTTTATCGACGGGCAAAATCTTTTTCATTCGGTAAAAGAATCTTTTGGTTATACCTACCCGAATTATGATCCTCACGCTCTTGCAAAAACCGTTTGCCTCGACCGGGGCTGGACGCTTGCCGAGGTCCGCTTATACACCGGCATTCCCGATAGTTCGGATAATCCGTTCTGGAACCATTTCTGGACAGCGAAGCTGGCGCAAATGGGGCGCCAAAAGGTCCACGTCTTTTCGCGCCCATTAAGGTACCGGAATAAATCCTTTTCCCTGCCCGACGGAATCCAGCATACGATTCTGGTAGGCGAAGAAAAAGGCATTGATGTGCGGATCGCCATCGACATCATCCGTCTCGCTCACCGGAACGCCTATGACGTGGCGCTGGTGTTCAGTCAGGACCAGGATTTGTCGGAGGTTGCGGACGAAATCCGGGCTATCTCACAAGAGCAGGGCAGATGGGTCAAGGTTGCCTCCGCTTTTCCGAGCAGCATCACCAGCCGGAACCGCAGGGGGATCGACAAGACCGACTGGATTATGATCGACAAGACGACCTACGATTGCTGTCTCGACAATCGAGACTACCGGCCAAAGCGTCCCTGA
- a CDS encoding cytochrome C oxidase Cbb3, with amino-acid sequence MKILAVTLMILSGVSAASAADPASLYAAHCAECHEAGRLGAMGPALLPENLGRLSKKNAFDDIANGRPATQMPGYKDKLSKEEIDALVTLIYTPLTPMPIWGTKEINATHVIHTPLDSLPDKPKHNADPLNLFTVVETGDHHVTILDGDKFEPLWRFKSRYALHGGAKYSPDGRFVYFGSRDGWVSKYDLHSFKPVAEVRAGLNTRNIAVSSDGKWVMVGNYLPHTLVVLNAADLSLSRVISTADGQGATSRVSAVYTAPQRKSFIVAMKDFKEVWELSYDPNAKPIYGGFVHNYREGQEEGVAMEKQPFAKRRIKLDDYLDDFFFNLAYTEVIGASRDEKTGSVYNLDTGKKVADLDLGGMPHLGSGIVWDYNGGPVMATPHLKGSTVSVIDMTTWKTIKKIETMGSGFFMRSHENTNYAWTDVFFGPNKGFLHVIDKQTLEIVKNINPAPGMTNAHVEFTRSGSHALVSIWEMDGAIVVYDARTLEEVKRIPMKKPSGKYNVFNKITYSSGTSH; translated from the coding sequence ATGAAAATTTTAGCCGTTACCCTGATGATTTTGAGCGGAGTCAGCGCGGCGAGCGCGGCGGACCCCGCCTCGCTGTACGCCGCTCACTGCGCCGAGTGCCACGAGGCCGGACGGCTGGGCGCCATGGGTCCGGCTCTTCTGCCGGAGAACCTGGGCCGCCTGTCCAAGAAAAATGCGTTTGACGATATCGCCAATGGTCGCCCGGCGACCCAAATGCCCGGCTATAAGGACAAGCTGTCCAAGGAAGAGATCGACGCCCTGGTGACGCTGATCTATACGCCGCTGACCCCGATGCCGATATGGGGAACAAAGGAAATCAACGCCACCCATGTGATCCATACGCCGTTGGATAGCCTGCCCGACAAGCCTAAACACAACGCCGATCCCTTGAACCTGTTTACGGTAGTGGAGACCGGCGATCACCATGTCACCATTCTCGACGGCGACAAGTTTGAGCCGCTGTGGCGCTTCAAGTCGCGGTACGCCTTGCACGGCGGCGCCAAATATTCGCCGGACGGACGCTTCGTTTATTTCGGTTCGCGGGACGGCTGGGTCAGCAAGTACGATCTGCACAGCTTCAAGCCGGTGGCCGAGGTGCGCGCCGGCCTTAACACCCGCAACATTGCCGTTTCGTCGGACGGAAAGTGGGTGATGGTCGGAAATTATCTGCCGCACACCCTGGTCGTTCTCAACGCTGCCGACCTGTCGTTGTCGCGGGTAATCTCTACCGCCGACGGCCAAGGCGCTACGTCGCGGGTCAGCGCCGTTTACACGGCCCCGCAGCGAAAAAGCTTTATCGTCGCCATGAAGGATTTCAAAGAGGTGTGGGAACTGTCCTATGATCCGAACGCCAAGCCCATCTACGGCGGCTTCGTCCACAATTACCGCGAGGGACAGGAGGAAGGGGTAGCCATGGAAAAGCAGCCCTTCGCCAAGCGTCGCATCAAGCTGGATGATTATCTGGACGACTTTTTCTTTAACCTCGCCTACACCGAGGTTATCGGCGCTTCGCGGGACGAAAAGACCGGCAGCGTTTACAATCTGGATACCGGGAAAAAGGTGGCCGATCTTGATCTGGGCGGCATGCCGCACCTGGGGTCCGGCATCGTCTGGGATTACAACGGCGGCCCGGTGATGGCGACTCCCCACCTTAAGGGCAGCACGGTCAGCGTCATCGACATGACGACATGGAAGACGATCAAGAAGATCGAGACCATGGGTTCCGGTTTTTTCATGAGGAGTCATGAAAATACGAATTATGCCTGGACCGATGTCTTTTTCGGCCCCAACAAGGGCTTTTTGCACGTTATCGACAAACAAACCCTGGAGATCGTCAAGAATATCAACCCGGCGCCGGGCATGACCAACGCCCATGTCGAGTTCACCCGCAGCGGCAGTCACGCCCTGGTCAGCATCTGGGAAATGGACGGCGCCATAGTCGTTTACGACGCCAGGACTCTGGAAGAGGTCAAACGCATCCCGATGAAGAAACCGTCGGGCAAGTACAACGTCTTTAACAAGATCACCTATTCATCGGGAACAAGCCATTAG
- a CDS encoding heme d1 biosynthesis radical SAM protein NirJ, producing MFRLTQYLRELDEPTPVGPRRDLPGPVVVWNLVRRCNLACKHCYTTSADKDFPGELSTEDVFKVLGDLKAARVPFLILSGGEPLLRPDIFDISIRAKDMGFYAALSTNGTLINESNIKNIAAVGYDYVGISIDGIGETHDKFRRLDGAYKAAMRGVGLCRDLGLKVGLRFTMTNDNAHELPQILDLLDAENIDRFYFSHLNYAGRGNRNRKDDAFFKTTRHAMDLLFERGRQCLKNGDEKEFVTGNNDADAVYLLLWLQDNFPQAVGHVHAKLAQWGGNASGVNISNIDNTGNVHPDTMWWNYTIGNVLKRPFADIWNDTSDPLMAGLKRRPRLIKGRCGACVYFNICGGNTRVRAEQITGDPWAEDPACYLTDEEIGVADAGERVKITPFSASAHHQRKVL from the coding sequence ATGTTCAGGCTGACCCAGTATTTGCGCGAGCTTGACGAGCCGACGCCGGTCGGCCCCCGCCGCGACCTTCCGGGACCGGTAGTGGTGTGGAATCTGGTGCGCCGCTGCAACCTCGCCTGCAAGCACTGTTACACCACTTCCGCCGACAAGGATTTCCCCGGCGAGTTATCGACCGAGGACGTTTTCAAGGTGCTGGGCGACCTGAAGGCGGCGAGAGTTCCGTTTCTCATTTTATCGGGCGGCGAGCCGTTGCTGCGCCCCGACATTTTCGACATATCAATCCGCGCCAAGGATATGGGCTTCTATGCGGCGCTGTCCACCAACGGCACCCTTATCAACGAGTCCAATATCAAGAACATCGCCGCCGTCGGCTATGACTACGTCGGCATCAGCATTGACGGCATCGGCGAGACGCATGACAAGTTCCGTCGCCTGGACGGCGCTTATAAGGCCGCCATGCGAGGCGTCGGCCTGTGCCGCGACCTGGGACTGAAGGTGGGTCTCCGCTTCACCATGACCAATGACAACGCTCATGAACTGCCGCAAATCCTCGACCTGCTGGATGCCGAGAACATCGACCGTTTCTATTTTTCGCATCTCAATTACGCCGGACGGGGCAACCGCAACCGCAAGGATGACGCTTTCTTCAAGACCACCCGCCACGCCATGGACCTGTTGTTCGAGCGCGGCCGGCAATGCCTGAAAAACGGCGACGAAAAGGAATTCGTCACCGGCAACAACGACGCCGACGCCGTTTATCTGCTGTTGTGGTTGCAAGACAACTTCCCGCAAGCCGTCGGGCATGTTCACGCCAAGCTGGCGCAATGGGGCGGCAACGCCTCAGGAGTTAATATTTCCAACATCGACAACACCGGCAACGTTCACCCCGACACCATGTGGTGGAATTATACCATCGGCAACGTGCTGAAGCGTCCGTTTGCCGATATCTGGAACGACACATCCGATCCGCTGATGGCCGGCCTCAAGCGCCGCCCGCGCCTGATCAAGGGCCGCTGCGGGGCGTGCGTATATTTTAATATCTGCGGCGGCAACACCAGGGTGCGTGCCGAACAGATCACCGGCGACCCCTGGGCCGAAGACCCGGCCTGCTATCTTACCGACGAGGAGATCGGCGTTGCCGACGCCGGGGAGCGGGTAAAAATCACGCCGTTTTCCGCATCCGCGCACCACCAACGAAAGGTCTTGTAA
- a CDS encoding protein nirH — MDDRATIDDIDRRIVLVTQRGLPLCARPYDAVAEQLSLPPQEVIRRMKRMLDQGLIRRIGVVPNHYTLGYRGNGMAVWDVPDECVLDFGRLIGDLEYVSHCYLRPRHPPEWPYNLFAMVHGHDRDEVMERVGKINYILGDDVRAHEVLFSTRILKKTGLRFSA; from the coding sequence ATGGATGACAGGGCGACCATTGACGACATCGACCGCCGGATCGTTCTGGTTACCCAGCGGGGATTGCCGTTATGCGCCCGCCCCTACGACGCCGTGGCCGAGCAATTGAGCCTCCCGCCGCAAGAGGTGATCCGGCGAATGAAACGGATGCTGGACCAGGGCCTCATCCGCCGCATCGGCGTGGTGCCTAATCATTACACGCTGGGCTATCGCGGCAACGGCATGGCGGTGTGGGATGTGCCGGATGAGTGCGTTCTCGACTTCGGACGCCTGATCGGCGACCTGGAATATGTCAGCCATTGCTATTTGCGTCCCCGCCACCCGCCGGAATGGCCTTACAACCTGTTCGCCATGGTCCACGGCCACGACCGCGACGAAGTGATGGAGCGGGTGGGCAAGATCAATTATATCCTCGGCGATGACGTGCGCGCCCATGAAGTGCTGTTCAGCACCCGCATTCTCAAAAAGACGGGATTGCGCTTTTCGGCGTGA
- a CDS encoding protein nirG — MDDADRAIINGLQGAFPLSEEPFAEVAERLGLDRDDLIARIRRMLDNNVLTRFGPMYHAEKLGGGLTLAAMKVPEADFDAVAEQVNAHPEVAHNYARDHRLNMWFVIATETQQSIAEVIAAIEEETGLKVYNMPKIREFFIGLSFGA, encoded by the coding sequence CTGGACGACGCCGACAGGGCCATTATCAACGGCCTGCAAGGTGCTTTTCCCCTCAGCGAGGAGCCTTTCGCCGAGGTTGCCGAACGGCTGGGGCTGGACCGGGACGATCTTATCGCCCGCATCCGAAGGATGCTGGATAACAACGTGCTGACCAGATTCGGCCCCATGTATCACGCCGAAAAACTGGGCGGCGGCCTTACCCTGGCAGCGATGAAAGTGCCGGAAGCGGACTTTGACGCCGTCGCCGAACAGGTCAACGCCCATCCCGAAGTCGCTCACAATTACGCCCGCGACCATCGACTTAACATGTGGTTCGTCATCGCCACCGAAACCCAGCAAAGCATCGCCGAGGTCATCGCCGCCATCGAGGAAGAGACCGGCCTTAAAGTTTACAACATGCCGAAGATCAGGGAATTCTTCATCGGCTTGAGTTTCGGAGCTTAA
- a CDS encoding protein nirL, translated as MELTEQDRRLITAVERGLPLCRRPFREIGKQAGISESEVIAALGRMAESGIISRMGVIVRHHELGYRNNAMVVWDIPDEKAGEIGRRFKTFAFVTLCYRRKRRPPVWPYNLFCMVHGRERDVVLAQVEELAEGCGLKDMPREVLFSGRRFKQRGAVYSPAASVI; from the coding sequence ATGGAACTGACCGAGCAGGATCGCCGCTTGATAACCGCTGTCGAGCGGGGCTTGCCGCTGTGCCGCCGCCCCTTCCGTGAAATCGGGAAGCAGGCCGGGATCAGCGAGAGCGAAGTGATCGCCGCCCTTGGCCGCATGGCGGAAAGCGGAATCATCAGCCGCATGGGCGTGATCGTCCGCCATCACGAATTGGGCTACAGAAACAACGCCATGGTGGTGTGGGATATTCCCGATGAAAAGGCCGGAGAAATCGGCAGACGTTTCAAAACATTCGCTTTCGTCACCTTATGTTACCGGCGCAAACGGCGGCCCCCGGTTTGGCCCTATAATCTGTTTTGCATGGTTCACGGTCGCGAACGCGACGTGGTGCTGGCCCAGGTGGAGGAGCTGGCCGAGGGTTGCGGGCTTAAAGACATGCCCCGCGAGGTGCTTTTCAGCGGACGCCGCTTCAAGCAGCGCGGCGCCGTTTACTCTCCGGCGGCGAGCGTCATATGA
- a CDS encoding AsnC family transcriptional regulator, which translates to MNDLEKRLLDEFQRDFPLTERPFADIARRLDVGEDEVIAALKELSESGAVSRVGCVFRPGGVGVGTLAAMEVPAERLEEVAELVSGFDEVNHNYEREHRLNLWFVITAADDKGISRVIAEISRRSGLDVLDLPMLEGYHLDLGFDLKWN; encoded by the coding sequence ATGAATGATCTGGAAAAACGTCTTCTCGACGAATTTCAGAGGGATTTCCCCCTGACTGAACGTCCCTTCGCCGACATTGCGCGCCGGCTCGACGTCGGCGAGGACGAGGTCATCGCGGCGCTGAAGGAACTGAGCGAGAGCGGCGCCGTCAGCCGCGTCGGCTGCGTATTTCGCCCCGGCGGCGTAGGCGTCGGCACGTTGGCCGCCATGGAAGTGCCCGCCGAACGCCTTGAGGAAGTCGCCGAACTGGTCAGCGGCTTTGACGAGGTCAACCACAACTATGAACGCGAGCATCGCCTTAATCTATGGTTTGTCATCACCGCCGCCGACGACAAAGGAATAAGCCGCGTCATCGCCGAGATATCACGCCGAAGCGGCCTTGATGTTCTGGACCTTCCCATGCTTGAGGGCTATCACCTGGACCTGGGGTTTGACCTGAAATGGAACTGA
- a CDS encoding protein nirF, whose translation MAGPDSTQQGGKTMIFLRIIALCAAVGACASVEYKGSGDLGVIIERAVGSVLIVNTTTRSKIARVEGLGDLSHASAVYSRDEHYVYVFGRDGGLSKIDILAGKLVNRVVQGDNAIGGAVSQDGRLIAVSNYTPGGVRVFDAETLKMVADIPAVYGTEGKASKTVGLVDAPGRRFVFTLYDGGEIWLADLNDPAKPVITKYKDIGSLPYDALITPGGHYYIAGLFGEDGMALLDLWKPEAGVTRILGDYGKGSEKLPVYKMPHLEGWAVVDGKAFVPAVGRNEVLIIDTATWKQAGSIPVHGQPIFVAARPDGRHIWVNFALPNNDVIQIIDVATNSVVKELTPGKGVLHMEFTPRGEEVWVSVRDIDRVLVYDTADFHVVKELPADKPSGIFFTSRAHRIGL comes from the coding sequence ATGGCTGGTCCGGATTCTACGCAACAAGGAGGAAAAACCATGATCTTTCTGCGCATCATCGCGCTTTGCGCCGCCGTCGGCGCCTGCGCTTCCGTCGAATACAAAGGCTCCGGCGACCTTGGCGTCATCATCGAGAGAGCGGTCGGCTCCGTCCTTATCGTCAACACCACCACTCGTTCTAAAATCGCCCGCGTCGAAGGGCTTGGCGATCTCAGCCACGCTTCCGCCGTCTACTCCCGCGACGAGCATTACGTTTATGTCTTCGGGCGCGACGGCGGCCTGTCCAAGATCGATATTTTGGCCGGTAAACTTGTCAACCGGGTGGTTCAGGGCGACAACGCCATCGGCGGCGCCGTCTCCCAGGACGGGCGGCTGATCGCCGTCTCTAATTATACGCCGGGCGGCGTGCGCGTTTTCGACGCCGAGACCCTGAAAATGGTCGCCGACATCCCCGCCGTTTACGGAACGGAGGGAAAGGCGTCAAAGACGGTGGGGCTGGTGGACGCGCCGGGGCGGCGTTTTGTCTTTACCCTTTATGACGGCGGCGAGATATGGCTCGCCGACCTCAACGACCCCGCCAAGCCTGTTATTACCAAATATAAAGACATCGGTTCGCTGCCCTACGACGCCCTGATTACGCCGGGCGGACATTACTATATCGCCGGGCTGTTCGGCGAGGACGGCATGGCGCTGCTCGACCTGTGGAAGCCGGAAGCCGGAGTGACGCGGATTCTCGGCGACTACGGGAAGGGATCGGAAAAGCTGCCCGTCTACAAAATGCCGCATCTGGAGGGCTGGGCCGTCGTTGACGGCAAGGCTTTTGTTCCGGCGGTAGGGCGCAACGAGGTGCTGATCATCGACACGGCAACCTGGAAGCAGGCGGGAAGCATTCCGGTGCACGGCCAGCCGATATTCGTGGCGGCCCGTCCCGACGGTCGTCATATCTGGGTCAATTTCGCTTTGCCTAATAACGATGTCATACAGATTATCGACGTGGCTACCAACTCCGTCGTCAAGGAATTGACGCCGGGCAAGGGGGTGCTGCATATGGAGTTTACGCCGCGCGGCGAGGAAGTCTGGGTTTCGGTGCGCGACATCGACCGGGTGCTGGTCTACGATACTGCCGATTTTCATGTCGTCAAGGAACTGCCGGCGGACAAGCCGAGCGGTATTTTCTTTACCTCACGGGCGCATCGCATCGGATTGTAA
- a CDS encoding uroporphyrinogen-III C-methyltransferase → MVSDVSCVYLVGAGPGDPDLMTIKARRLLMSADVVVYDRLVSPEILDLVPPGKARIFVGKAPNNHHMPQDDINDLLVSLAKSNHSVVRLKGGDPFIFGRGSEEALYLKLHGVPFEVVPGVTSASAAGSALGIPLTHRALATGVQFVTGHCQSEDELDLNWKGMADPNTTIVFYMGLANLPRIADELIAAGMAADTPAAAVLKVTAAGQRQCVTTLERLPALVVALGYKTPVMIIIGKVVSLAKSLNWQGLIYEDAVLDNEEECSASA, encoded by the coding sequence ATGGTGAGCGACGTCAGTTGTGTTTATCTGGTGGGGGCCGGGCCGGGGGACCCTGATCTGATGACGATCAAGGCCCGACGGCTTCTTATGAGTGCCGATGTGGTCGTTTATGACCGTCTGGTCTCGCCGGAAATTCTCGACCTCGTTCCGCCGGGAAAAGCCCGCATCTTCGTCGGCAAGGCTCCCAACAACCATCATATGCCCCAGGACGATATCAACGATCTGCTGGTCAGCCTCGCCAAAAGTAACCATTCCGTGGTTCGCCTCAAGGGCGGAGACCCGTTTATTTTCGGTCGCGGCAGCGAGGAGGCTTTATATCTGAAACTTCACGGCGTACCTTTCGAGGTCGTGCCGGGGGTTACCTCCGCCTCGGCGGCCGGCAGCGCTCTCGGCATTCCTCTGACGCACCGCGCTCTCGCCACCGGCGTGCAGTTTGTCACCGGCCATTGTCAGTCCGAAGACGAACTCGACCTGAACTGGAAAGGCATGGCCGACCCCAACACCACCATCGTCTTTTATATGGGACTGGCCAACCTTCCCCGGATCGCCGACGAGTTGATCGCCGCAGGGATGGCCGCCGATACGCCGGCGGCGGCGGTGCTCAAGGTAACGGCGGCGGGTCAAAGGCAATGTGTCACCACTCTTGAACGATTGCCCGCTCTGGTCGTCGCGCTCGGCTATAAAACGCCGGTCATGATCATCATCGGTAAGGTCGTCAGTCTGGCCAAGAGTCTGAACTGGCAGGGATTGATCTATGAGGATGCGGTTCTCGACAACGAGGAAGAATGTTCGGCCAGTGCGTAA